In Musa acuminata AAA Group cultivar baxijiao chromosome BXJ3-9, Cavendish_Baxijiao_AAA, whole genome shotgun sequence, a single genomic region encodes these proteins:
- the LOC135648704 gene encoding zinc finger CCCH domain-containing protein 9-like isoform X2, producing the protein MQRALVSSGGGDCLGVSMASAPSPYICNGDDFLSPYTIFSTIDTAPLPASGTFAISPSSVSFEEAEASSTATEDRLCLARLALRYREITERYGICLSHLCDTAEEVESLRRENASLRTANGELARRLELLAGKHTGRFPSSAGVVLMDELPPLSIAETPKPGDSPTSVLTFQERICGGHRSATGPVAEKHVSPPKITSVRSSGYLKLNSAGGPGSDTNRNDRFRVPSPVMIGSAHLGGGSNDGKGERVGGADDEKEGESGGGALELEVFRQGMFKTELCSKWEESGVCSYGEHCRFAHGIAELRPVLRHPRYKTELCRMILFGDACTYGHRCQFRHSLSPSDHQRLRRCP; encoded by the exons ATGCAGCGGGCACTGGTTTCATCCGGCGGTGGCGACTGCCTCGGCGTTTCGATGGCATCCGCGCCTTCCCCGTACATCTGTAACGGTGACGATTTCCTCAgcccgtacacgattttctcaacGATCGACACTGCCCCTCTCCCCGCTTCCGGCACCTTCGCGATCTCCCCCTCCTCGGTCTCCTTCGAAGAGGCGGAGGCCTCATCCACAGCCACCGAGGACCGCCTCTGCCTAGCCCGCCTCGCTCTCCGGTACCGGGAGATCACCGAGCGCTACGGCATCTGCCTATCCCACCTCTGCGACACCGCCGAGGAGGTGGAGTCCCTTCGCCGCGAGAACGCCAGCCTCCGAACCGCCAACGGCGAGCTCGCCAGGCGGCTCGAACTCCTCGCCGGTAAGCACACTGGCCGTTTCCCGTCATCCGCGGGTGTGGTGCTCATGGATGAGCTCCCCCCCCTCAGCATCGCCGAAACGCCGAAGCCCGGAGACAGCCCCACGAGCGTGCTCACCTTTCAGGAGAGAATCTGCGGTGGCCACAGGTCGGCAACTGGGCCGGTGGCGGAGAAGCATGTCTCACCACCGAAGATCACCTCGGTCAGATCCAGCGGATACCTAAAGCTGAACTCGGCCGGTGGACCGGGTTCGGATACGAACCGCAACGACCGGTTTCGCGTCCCAAGCCCCGTCATGATCGGCTCG GCGCATTTGGGCGGGGGGAGCAACGACGGCAAGGGGGAAAGAGTAGGAGGCGCGGACGATGAGAAAGAAGGAGAGAGTGGTGGTGGAGCACTGGAGCTGGAGGTGTTCCGCCAGGGGATGTTCAAGACGGAGCTGTGCAGTAAGTGGGAGGAGAGCGGAGTGTGCTCATACGGCGAGCACTGCCGGTTCGCCCACGGCATCGCGGAGCTCCGCCCTGTCCTCCGTCACCCCCGCTACAAGACCGAGCTCTGCCGCATGATCCTCTTCGGCGACGCCTGCACCTACGGCCACCG
- the LOC135648704 gene encoding zinc finger CCCH domain-containing protein 9-like isoform X1, producing MQRALVSSGGGDCLGVSMASAPSPYICNGDDFLSPYTIFSTIDTAPLPASGTFAISPSSVSFEEAEASSTATEDRLCLARLALRYREITERYGICLSHLCDTAEEVESLRRENASLRTANGELARRLELLAGKHTGRFPSSAGVVLMDELPPLSIAETPKPGDSPTSVLTFQERICGGHRSATGPVAEKHVSPPKITSVRSSGYLKLNSAGGPGSDTNRNDRFRVPSPVMIGSLRQAHLGGGSNDGKGERVGGADDEKEGESGGGALELEVFRQGMFKTELCSKWEESGVCSYGEHCRFAHGIAELRPVLRHPRYKTELCRMILFGDACTYGHRCQFRHSLSPSDHQRLRRCP from the exons ATGCAGCGGGCACTGGTTTCATCCGGCGGTGGCGACTGCCTCGGCGTTTCGATGGCATCCGCGCCTTCCCCGTACATCTGTAACGGTGACGATTTCCTCAgcccgtacacgattttctcaacGATCGACACTGCCCCTCTCCCCGCTTCCGGCACCTTCGCGATCTCCCCCTCCTCGGTCTCCTTCGAAGAGGCGGAGGCCTCATCCACAGCCACCGAGGACCGCCTCTGCCTAGCCCGCCTCGCTCTCCGGTACCGGGAGATCACCGAGCGCTACGGCATCTGCCTATCCCACCTCTGCGACACCGCCGAGGAGGTGGAGTCCCTTCGCCGCGAGAACGCCAGCCTCCGAACCGCCAACGGCGAGCTCGCCAGGCGGCTCGAACTCCTCGCCGGTAAGCACACTGGCCGTTTCCCGTCATCCGCGGGTGTGGTGCTCATGGATGAGCTCCCCCCCCTCAGCATCGCCGAAACGCCGAAGCCCGGAGACAGCCCCACGAGCGTGCTCACCTTTCAGGAGAGAATCTGCGGTGGCCACAGGTCGGCAACTGGGCCGGTGGCGGAGAAGCATGTCTCACCACCGAAGATCACCTCGGTCAGATCCAGCGGATACCTAAAGCTGAACTCGGCCGGTGGACCGGGTTCGGATACGAACCGCAACGACCGGTTTCGCGTCCCAAGCCCCGTCATGATCGGCTCG CTGCGGCAGGCGCATTTGGGCGGGGGGAGCAACGACGGCAAGGGGGAAAGAGTAGGAGGCGCGGACGATGAGAAAGAAGGAGAGAGTGGTGGTGGAGCACTGGAGCTGGAGGTGTTCCGCCAGGGGATGTTCAAGACGGAGCTGTGCAGTAAGTGGGAGGAGAGCGGAGTGTGCTCATACGGCGAGCACTGCCGGTTCGCCCACGGCATCGCGGAGCTCCGCCCTGTCCTCCGTCACCCCCGCTACAAGACCGAGCTCTGCCGCATGATCCTCTTCGGCGACGCCTGCACCTACGGCCACCG
- the LOC135649072 gene encoding leucine-rich repeat extensin-like protein 6, with the protein MRRCCRKPSPLLVKSTLIMIAAASIVVGCSAAVTPSVPDAQIKCDCNPCGCTQKPPPPPPKWPVPYCPPPPPAPYLYIVGTPGNLYPFDPNYYPSSARRSYAGPMPVFLVSGLLALWKIWWL; encoded by the coding sequence ATGCGACGATGCTGCCGAAAGCCTTCGCCACTGCTGGTGAAGTCGACGCTTATCATGATCGCGGCTGCCTCGATAGTGGTCGGCTGCTCTGCAGCAGTAACCCCGTCGGTGCCCGACGCTCAGATCAAATGCGACTGCAATCCCTGCGGCTGCACGCAGAaaccgccgcctccgcctccgaagTGGCCCGTACCGTATTGTCCTCCGCCGCCACCGGCGCCGTATCTTTACATAGTCGGCACGCCAGGTAATCTCTACCCGTTTGACCCCAATTACTACCCCTCGAGCGCTCGCCGGAGCTACGCTGGGCCGATGCCGGTCTTCCTGGTCTCCGGGCTGCTTGCCCTGTGGAAGATTTGGTGGCTATGA